CAAACTGACATTTTTCAATGCCAATGTAGGAGGTGTTTATGGAAAATGTTTGTTTGAATTAGGTTTAGGTAGTTCCAATAATAACTACAGTATAGGAAATATTTGGAATACTGATAGGTGGAGATAAGATATGTTTGATAATCATTAGATTAGAGGAAAATTAAACAGATATTATTCAAGATTGACATAAACATGACTTACCCTCTCCAACTTTTGGAAGTATTGACGCAAAAATGTAACAGGATTTTCTGGCTTATTTACACACAGCTGAACAATGCAATCCTtcaataataattgaatgttATGGCTCTGAATATAGCTTTCACATTCATGTAGGCATTGTTCTTCCTCCATTTtcactatttatatttaatttgtaaaagaGGCGAAGCAATATATTCATAGCATCCAACAACAAACCTTAATAATTACTATAAACGACTCTCtacgattttattttaaatagaaagaaaacagCCCAACCAATATGACCCCAATTCCTCTAACATTTGacattacaattttttttttgttttagttttccccgaagggtaaggcaaagggaactatgcccatacagccatgtctgacgtattttttctCTTGATGATTAACCCTTTACCGCATGGATTTTTTGATTAAGCTCAAATTAATTTACTAggtaaaatatactttttagaacataggaaaaataagaaaaaaattatatacacTTGGAAAGCTGAGAAAAATCCCAATAATATCAGTGTACCATATTTGGTACAACATGCAGTAACGTAGTATTAAGTTGACTGGCCAATTATGGTACAATATgcattcatgtaaaaaaaactgctgatttatatatatatatttcgtaataaaaatttatgtatgtctgttgcATTGTTTTTGCAAagtatttgtttgaaaaatgaaatgaaaaatagccagataatatttcttttacaaaaatcaactttattttaaaaacttaatagAAAGTTTGttaagtattaaaaaatgtCGTTTATTACCTAATAACGAGTTTATTATGAGTTGAGAGAATTGTCTGTAAATTTGTGCATCATTGTGTATGAAAACTTCGAAAGGAGTTTCtatctttattaaaacaaaaataaactcggCATTTGCTACACTTTACGTGTGATTTTTGAGAACATCCTTCGCTTTTACATCTCAGACATTGGTCGTCAGTCCATATTGGCCAATGTCCAATGCCATCTAGAGCTACTTCTAGTGGAGGTAATTCAAGTCGGCGACGTCGCTTGATATATTCTACCTGCCGTCACATGTGGTGATTATGTTCATAAAACTTAAAACCTTTTAAAATAGGGACACCTAAAGTTGtagcaaatatttttgaaacacCTAAAATGTCTGCTCTATCTTACTGCATACTGTACCAAATTTGACCAAAGACAAAAAACTACCTTATTGCACACTGTACCAAATTTGCCAAGGAAAAATTACCATAAGTGCATGGTGTCCCAAATTTGGAACAATGTTTGAATGGATAAAAACCTGTCTTTTAGTTGagcttacatacattttttgcTGGTTTTACGCAAAAGGAATGTTCTTCTTCAAAATTTACCAAAAAGAGGATTTTTTTACTCCATAAATTTTAcagatatatttctttttgctCTCCGATATCTCAAAAACGCACTTTATTCCGAATTTTCAACTACTAACTGAAAAATACGCAAGATGGGGGTACGATTGGAAAAACTATTGTGATCATGTGTTCGGATATACGATActctatacaaataataaatgtctTGCAAGAAAGGTGGAATGTATCCGAATATTTCAATCAGTAAGTGATGTGTGTGTACCAAATATGGGTCTGTATGCGGTAAAGggttaatgaaatgatgaaaggtgatgatgatgaaacctaagcccccaccctcggagtagactcctactccgaaccccaaacgaattaactcaaaagtccgcataaacttttgagttatgaagcggcttcccggcacgaagcgaaaataggcagatacactttgttcattgaatactccaatataataacactcgcgaatgtcttccgactaacttaatgcgatcattaaccacaaaacaccacttcgtattaattatttagattactcaatgaagaaagcaactgtcccgttcccgtttcccgccgaaaagccttgaCATTACAATTATTGCTTGACTTGACAGAAGTATTTTTTCCCGGATAATGGCGAAGAACTGTCGCCAATTCAGCCATGTTtagcattattatttttcaaaacttCAAGTCAAATACCGGAAGGAATTCGCTTCGTTCcaaacaaaaagtaaaagtagTTTTTACAACGGTTTTATTAATAGATTTTGAATAGATTATACAAGattttcgtttatttttaaatcaatttaaatTGAGTTGAGTGAGTCTTCTACGAATGAGTCAATTGAGTGAGTGATTCTTACACCACGTTGCACGGACCACGGATATTCcgcagaaaaaagaaaaaaataagttatttatgatGTTTGGCAGTTATGAAAGAAAAGTAAATTGTTGTCTTTGGTTGTAAAATAAAGATGGAAGGTGCAAGCGTTGAGGCCGGTGGGAAAAAtcatttacaaaatgttttatcAGAAACGGAAATCTCTTCTTTACCCAACCAGGTCGCGGATAAAATAAATTCCTATATTGATCAAAAGTTCGAAGAGTATTTGACTTCCAAAGCTCTTCATGAAACCAGTAAAACGCAAATAGGTGAGTAACCGGTGTTTTCTGCAACGCTTGCAAAGCTTTCTTTCTTTGGATTATATTCTCTATCATTGGTTATCGTTTTAATGGCCGTGATGTTTAtcatttcttaatttgacaagttTAGTGTATAATAAAACACTGCAGATACAAAATTTAGAAATACCGTTCTACCCTCAACTTACGCGTTCTTTGTACGCAgtggttttttttataaccaacaaaaaatatttatctatgtTTTTGTTTCCACTGTACTTTGTTGCATCGTGCTGATTTGGGGCTGGAAACCTTGAAAAGGGCTTCTTTCAATAAGTTACAAAtatacaacaaaacaaaataggtatACTCACTTTATCTTTGTTATCAGTTAAATTGTTGTAGTCTAGAGTTATTGAATTGCTCCGTGAAGTTATGTAGTTATAATAGTCTCATTTTCCCGaaaattattttgattactCAAATATACCATTTAAATAATCGCTGTACAAATGTTTTAGGCTCCCGTTAATCCTATATACATACTAATTCACATTTATAACTGGAACACTAAATCCAATAAATTTAGACAGAATCATTGCAGAAAGAAAGTACTgggttttaaaaagtaattgcaTTTTGTGAGTTCTGTTCTATGTATGTTTGAGATAATCAAATGAAATCATGAAATTTGGCAAGAAGGAAGGTCTTACAGTTCAAGTAAAGGGAAAATGCGAAGATCTAAAATTAGTTGTGCCATCACAAAAAagcaaacttatttgcagttggtaaaacaATCTAAATTCAGAGCCTTTGGTTTGCAACTTTGACCAGCTTTTGGTTGCTTGTATCTTCTAAATTACAGTGTTTATACATTTGGTCTTGGACAACATTTAATATATTATCTGGTCTTAAGATGAATAAGAGAATACCTATGTGTGTTATTATAGCATATCCTAACAAGCAGTTAAAAGTCCATACAATAATAAATGAAGGGGACCCATTCAAAAAACAGTAGCATGTATGTATGAGAGTCAAACTTGGCGTGATTATAAGgtttttttaaagtgacttaTAGTAGGTTTGGcgcaaatggcatttactaTAAAACACATCCcaatatgataataaaaaaatcgtcAAATGGACAGAAATTAcgtaaaaatcacattttgtcTTTTAGTAGAAATGCACATTCCCGTgttacggaggtatgtgacctaacctgcattagGCTTGTTTTCTCATTGCAGTCAGACTGGGTGTTGCTGAGCTATATGTTGACTACCGATAAAAagatcaatactatcgatagtattgcttctgactattgcaagaacaatctttttcataaaattttatttctatagTATCGAAAGTGAGTTGCTACATGTCGATAATTAGGTCTAAATGAGCTATTAATACTATCGAtaacctatcgatagtttttttttaaactatccaTAGTCTATCAATAGCATAGaagaaagaataatactacacacCTACAGAATGGTAACTCCacaccgacctcaccccctctgggttttactttaggcTTAAACAGCCATATGCCACTGACGAGAAAGGGGGTGAGCACGCGGACTGTGCATCGcgcgcacttacgcgttaagaCACATGGTAAGAATGAGGGTTCCATTCAGTGCACATGCCCCAATCACCGCAAGCATCTCTGATTTAGCAGAGCCTTAAGGCCGGGTAGCTAAGCGATTTCAATAACCCTATCATTGGTGACCCTGTCCTTCCATGAGATCTCCAAGATATTACGGAGACAGCGCGTATGGATAGTGTTGAGACGACGTTCTTGTTTCGCATACGTGGTTTTCGCCCCAAACAAAAGTATGGACAATATGCAAACAACCATTTTGATCTTCGCATTTGGATGTTTATTGCGCCATACTCTCGCACTTAGCCGTCCGAACATGGTGCCGAAAGTAATAACAGAAGcaattgcttgatatttggatcaaattatgaatagaattatgttgctaccctttattttgatcagaataataataggtggaagatttATTGTGCATGGGAGTAATAAATAGGGTCAGCAgtaatacccaaaaacaaagataaaagatgtgtatgtctgttattcatgaaactagaaggttaaacaaaggcaatttttacagcgctatctatatttttttagggaacatagcctggaaagtccctcattatgatagtaaatattaaaagttaataaatattaGGAACATCACATTAGGATATGCTACAGGCCCCATATAATAAATACAGgttatgataatataataaataatgtacctattgtCTGTAACTGTGTATATATAGTTAGTAATTACGAAATACTAATATATTAGCGTTCTCTATTGTTCTGCAATTTTTGTgggtaactatttttttttgttataggtGACAAAATAGCAGCTTCAGAAACTACAATTCTCGAACTTACAGCAAAATATGAAGATGCCGCAAAAAAGTTACTGACAGCCGAAGAGACTGTCACTGAATTGGGAAAGCAGGTTGAAGCTCTAAATGGCGAACTTGAAAAAGCTCGCGATAAAATCTGTCGATTGGAAAATGAAGTCATATCCATCAAGAGCGGGAGAGATGCAGCTGTGGATGAAAGAAACGACCTGACGCGGATTCTGCAAAGGCGAGATGCTGAAATTGAAAGGTTGACAGCAAGTGAAGCCGCGCTCTCACAGCAACTTCGCGCTGCTATAGATGCAAAGTGTGAAGCTTTGACTTTGAATGATGAAATACAAAGCAGAGAGTTGTCTCTACAATACAAAGAGAAAAGAATAGAGCAAGAAAGAACTCTACTAAATTCTCAGATTGCTGGTTTAACAGAAGAGGTCAACAGACTTACTTCTGAACTACAAACACTAAGATTAAACAACACAAGCAGGCTAGTAAATCTTGAGACACAATTAGCAGAAAAAACTGAAGAACTCAATGCAGCCAATGAAACAATTGCACATCTGAATGAAGTAAAGAAAAACTTGAACAATCGAGTCGAAAATCTTACACAACGTTTAGCTGAGCAGAGAGAAATCGAAAACAAAATGACCGAAAACTATAAAAAAGAGTTAGATGCAAAGTCTAAATTGGCTGATCTATTTAAATCTATGCATGATGATGCTGAGGCGAAAACTATGGAGTTGACTGATGGCATTTCCGAATTACAGAAATTATTAAATGAAGCGTCTGAGAAATATGGTGAGCTagaaacaaaatacaaacaagCTGAAATGGATCATGaggaaatattagaaaagaaaaatgaggtTATTGCTTCACTGAAAAGTGAATTGGAACATGCAAATGACTTGTTGAAAGCAGCTAATGCACAAAATCTAGACATGGCTTTGAGTGACTTAGCTCCATCTGCAGCAACTGCAAGCAAACTGCTCAAGTCAGGCATGTCTTTGACGCAAATCTATTCACAACTTGTCAAAGTAACAGAAGAACTAGCTcaggaaaaagaagaaaatcgaCGTCTCAACATAACCATCAACACTATTATTCAAGAACTCGAGGAAAAAGCGCCGATGTTACAAAAGCAAAAATCTGAATATGACGAGGCATTGGAAACCAACACGGCTTTGACCCAGCAAATAGAATCCCTTATAATAGAGTGTAACAGGCTTCGTGATGATTATAGCGAGTCGTCTAAGATAGCAAATCATTACAACCGTGAAAATTCCAGATTAAAAGGAGAGTTGGCTGATTTAGGACGACAGGTTTGCTTCTTATTAAAAGAAATTGAGCATAGCCGCGGAGGGTTGCCTAATGGTGATCATGACTCGTCACATACAGCATCTAACGTGACAAATTCATCCGATTCATCTCGAATCATTTCAAAGACATTGGTTACGTTTAGTGACATTCAAGAACTACAAAGTAATAATCAAAAACTTTTACGTATGATCCGTGActtaacagaaaaacaagaagaATTAGAACGCAATAAGGAGCAATTTGAGAGCGGCGATATGCAAAATAAAATCGAAACTTTGAAAAATAGAGTTTCAGAATTGACTGATGCCCAAGACCGCCAGACGAAGATGGTTAACGGTCTCATCAGACAACGTGATATGTTCAAGAAGTTGTATCACGATCTTATGAAAGGTAAACGCCACGAAGTGAGTTCTATGTTTATTGAAGGTGCTGATTTGGGGAAAGGAGATTCATTTATGATGGAATCTTCACCTGAGAAAACTTCCAAGGCAGCTCCAGCTGGCGTATCTACATATgagataaaatataaagaaactGAAAAACATCTAGAACTTCTAAAGGAAGAGTACAAAACCTATAAAGAGGAGAAAATGACTAATGAAAGAATGTTGTTTGAGCAAATTGACAATATGAGGCAAGAAATTGCAAAACTTACTGCATCCAACAGCAAAAGTGCATCTACATCAGAATACAATAACGAACGacttaaaatattacaaacCAATATTACTACTTATAAGAAGCAAATAGCTTCTTTGGAAGAAAAGAACAAAGCTTACAATGCAACTATTGCTAAACACGAAGTATCTCTACAACATTTGAGAGATGAAGCTTTAAATGCACAGAGCAAATTAGCTGCAGCTGAAATTCAAGTAGAAAACTTGAAGCTGGAGTGTAAATTACTTAAAGATACAGAAGTACGTCTTCAAACTGAAAAAGAAATGTTAAACCGTGAGAGACAGGGACAATCATTGCTATTGAAGAATTTGGAACTCATAAAGGCAAGCTTGGAGCGAGTGGAAGCAGAAAATCGTGCCAAAATAGAAACAAGACTAGATGAAGCTACGAGGGAATGCTCAGCTTTGAGAAGACGACTTCAAGAAGAACAAGATAGATTTAGAGAATTGGCGGCACACCTAGAGAGGCAAACAGAGACTGCAAAATCTCGTATGCAAGAAGAAAAAGACGCAGCGGATGCGATGAGAAAAGAAATACAACAGTTAAGGCAAGACTTGATTGATAAAAATAAGTCGAATGAAGAACTGGCTAAGAAGCTCAAAACTGCCCTTTCCCCCAACACTGACGGGTCGTTCGATACTGTAAAGAGGATAAGAGAGCTAGAAAATAAACTGTCGGATAGGGAAAGTGAAATAAAATCTTTACAAGAGCAATTGACTGTTGCCAAagaacatataaaacaatattgcgATATATCAGAAGGAGCAGAAAAGGAATTGAAAACCTTACACAGTGAGtacgaaaaatataaaactgaaacAGAGGCAAAACTATCTGAGTACATGCAAAAAGTACAACAACTTGAAGATAAATGTTCTGAATTAGAAACAGAACTGTCATTGCAAGGTACTGGCGAACATTCTAATACTAATACCACTCTGAGGACTGAATTGACAAAGGCGAAAGAAGAGTTGAAGAATGCCTTGGCTGACATTGATAGTTCTCGGTCTGAACTAGAAGAAGCTCGTTCGGAAATAACGAAACTCTCAGAAGCTGTACAGAAAGCTGAAGAAAAATACACTCATGAAATGATACTGCATTCTTCTGATATTCAAACGTTATCGCATGTCAAAGAAGAGTTTTCAAAAGCCCAAAATCAAATTAATGAATTAGTGGCATTAAAGAATAGCACAATCGAGAAATTAGAGAGTGCAACAACGTCATGGGAAGAAAGACAAAAACTACTCACCAACGAAAATGAACAACTTGCACAAAGATTGAAGGATTTAAATGACCAGAATGCATTGTTACACGATCAAATCCAGGCTTTAGGCACGCAACTGTCCGTAAGTCATGCTTCTAAATCACGATCAGAAAGCATGAATGAATCTGCAAATGATTCTTCTATTATGAATTTATCTGCATCTGAAGAGTCTTCGGATCAATTATTCCAAGTTGTGAAATTcttaagaaaagaaaaagatattGCAATGGCTAAGTTTGACATTTTGCAAGCTGAAACAATGCGACTAAAATCTCAATTGGAAATTGCAGAGAAACAATTGGATGATACTAAGTTGGCTTTGGCTGCTGAAAGAGAGAGATCAGAAGTGAGCATGGTGACAGTTAATAAACAATCTGATATCTTGAGGAAGGTGGAAACTCTGAATGCACTGACAGATAGCAACAGAATTCTGAGAGAAGAACGTGATACATTAACTGCTCGCGTGGAAGAACTTTCTATATCATTGAAAACAATGGAAGAGCAACTTGGTCCGCTTCAAGAAAAGATCAGTGATCTGACATCTAAGAATGATACACTGCAGTCTGAAAATACTTCTTTGAAGGCTGATTGTGCCAGGTGGAGAACAAGAGTAAATGCTTTAGTGGAACGAGCTAACAAAACGAGTCCAGAAGATTGGAAGAGACTGCAAAATGAAAGAGATGCTCTTGCTAAAATGTTAACTAACGAGAAAGAAAATGTTAGGAAGTTGAATGAACAGCTTGGTGCTGTAAAAGTAGAAAGAACTAAGTTAGAAGAGCAGTACTCTACGTTGTCACGTCAGCAAAATGCCATAGTTGAAGAGAATAAGAAACTGATTGAAGAGTTACAAGTTGTTAAAGAAGACATGACTCGTGTCACTGAAGAACTTACTAAGATTAAAGCAGAGCTTGCCACTGCACTGGAAGCGAACACGAAATTATCGGAAGAACTTAACGCTGCCAACGTTTCTCTGAATGATATTAGAAACAAAGAAATGCA
This sequence is a window from Pectinophora gossypiella chromosome 14, ilPecGoss1.1, whole genome shotgun sequence. Protein-coding genes within it:
- the LOC126372380 gene encoding nucleoprotein TPR isoform X4, yielding MEGASVEAGGKNHLQNVLSETEISSLPNQVADKINSYIDQKFEEYLTSKALHETSKTQIGDKIAASETTILELTAKYEDAAKKLLTAEETVTELGKQVEALNGELEKARDKICRLENEVISIKSGRDAAVDERNDLTRILQRRDAEIERLTASEAALSQQLRAAIDAKCEALTLNDEIQSRELSLQYKEKRIEQERTLLNSQIAGLTEEVNRLTSELQTLRLNNTSRLVNLETQLAEKTEELNAANETIAHLNEVKKNLNNRVENLTQRLAEQREIENKMTENYKKELDAKSKLADLFKSMHDDAEAKTMELTDGISELQKLLNEASEKYGELETKYKQAEMDHEEILEKKNEVIASLKSELEHANDLLKAANAQNLDMALSDLAPSAATASKLLKSGMSLTQIYSQLVKVTEELAQEKEENRRLNITINTIIQELEEKAPMLQKQKSEYDEALETNTALTQQIESLIIECNRLRDDYSESSKIANHYNRENSRLKGELADLGRQVCFLLKEIEHSRGGLPNGDHDSSHTASNVTNSSDSSRIISKTLVTFSDIQELQSNNQKLLRMIRDLTEKQEELERNKEQFESGDMQNKIETLKNRVSELTDAQDRQTKMVNGLIRQRDMFKKLYHDLMKGKRHEVSSMFIEGADLGKGDSFMMESSPEKTSKAAPAGVSTYEIKYKETEKHLELLKEEYKTYKEEKMTNERMLFEQIDNMRQEIAKLTASNSKSASTSEYNNERLKILQTNITTYKKQIASLEEKNKAYNATIAKHEVSLQHLRDEALNAQSKLAAAEIQVENLKLECKLLKDTEVRLQTEKEMLNRERQGQSLLLKNLELIKASLERVEAENRAKIETRLDEATRECSALRRRLQEEQDRFRELAAHLERQTETAKSRMQEEKDAADAMRKEIQQLRQDLIDKNKSNEELAKKLKTALSPNTDGSFDTVKRIRELENKLSDRESEIKSLQEQLTVAKEHIKQYCDISEGAEKELKTLHSEYEKYKTETEAKLSEYMQKVQQLEDKCSELETELSLQGTGEHSNTNTTLRTELTKAKEELKNALADIDSSRSELEEARSEITKLSEAVQKAEEKYTHEMILHSSDIQTLSHVKEEFSKAQNQINELVALKNSTIEKLESATTSWEERQKLLTNENEQLAQRLKDLNDQNALLHDQIQALGTQLSVSHASKSRSESMNESANDSSIMNLSASEESSDQLFQVVKFLRKEKDIAMAKFDILQAETMRLKSQLEIAEKQLDDTKLALAAERERSEVSMVTVNKQSDILRKVETLNALTDSNRILREERDTLTARVEELSISLKTMEEQLGPLQEKISDLTSKNDTLQSENTSLKADCARWRTRVNALVERANKTSPEDWKRLQNERDALAKMLTNEKENVRKLNEQLGAVKVERTKLEEQYSTLSRQQNAIVEENKKLIEELQVVKEDMTRVTEELTKIKAELATALEANTKLSEELNAANVSLNDIRNKEMQIRKIAKKYKGQYEELVKAVDDEKKKTEGEQAAASSALAESAKKVEDQLSEIQAQLETEKTNNEKLKQELESLRTDKEDKEEKTKQVLKQAKSKICQLTERNNSLSRELDESRSKIENIEQSTRDEQDVRLALIKSQYEGRLSRIEKELSDAQAEKTREVEALLQKVNLLQRQLASQASASKQQTTTEKTTTDPPTANIKPMAGVAQQSVTPSRRGGEPPLASIRPMAQVGPTAPHDAHTTEYMPASSSRPLPRAALAATTAPPESTQDMDTSEAGMGSSGSSDSTAQPSSHSQDPKQAVALVLPRIEQPSGTSSVGASAAASSAPAPSVSSAAAPAAPAPPHAGPASSAPTSAAPSQPSASVSTSHAPPGVSTSHAPPGVSTSHAPPDARPQKRRLQPRPLAAKRTRVQGFERSVEVEYQVPTSSRCDQDDEGVIVVDSEEDDERCSGTMYREGEDDDEDMEEEQEVEAGEEEEEGEDGENSARQDSPAQSPEAGAEGEEGAEGEEGSLGDSGSGAGGEADSEPAPAPTAQIEAISSGTEPSGALSLGGNGADDGDDSIVPSTPTLYVPRRTDGFGEAVVSPLGGGGGARFTFAEAGAGAGAASHHDTHADLAAALPPPQPQPQPDNRGESSETRDWEESRGEEEAPAVSSQGSEPSSPHQMAEEGREAEASAPPAAPRRAPHPPPHSPHQRWMRAADSESGPRGRGMRSRGRPPRRSHYMRF
- the LOC126372380 gene encoding nucleoprotein TPR isoform X1, whose protein sequence is MEGASVEAGGKNHLQNVLSETEISSLPNQVADKINSYIDQKFEEYLTSKALHETSKTQIGDKIAASETTILELTAKYEDAAKKLLTAEETVTELGKQVEALNGELEKARDKICRLENEVISIKSGRDAAVDERNDLTRILQRRDAEIERLTASEAALSQQLRAAIDAKCEALTLNDEIQSRELSLQYKEKRIEQERTLLNSQIAGLTEEVNRLTSELQTLRLNNTSRLVNLETQLAEKTEELNAANETIAHLNEVKKNLNNRVENLTQRLAEQREIENKMTENYKKELDAKSKLADLFKSMHDDAEAKTMELTDGISELQKLLNEASEKYGELETKYKQAEMDHEEILEKKNEVIASLKSELEHANDLLKAANAQNLDMALSDLAPSAATASKLLKSGMSLTQIYSQLVKVTEELAQEKEENRRLNITINTIIQELEEKAPMLQKQKSEYDEALETNTALTQQIESLIIECNRLRDDYSESSKIANHYNRENSRLKGELADLGRQVCFLLKEIEHSRGGLPNGDHDSSHTASNVTNSSDSSRIISKTLVTFSDIQELQSNNQKLLRMIRDLTEKQEELERNKEQFESGDMQNKIETLKNRVSELTDAQDRQTKMVNGLIRQRDMFKKLYHDLMKGKRHEVSSMFIEGADLGKGDSFMMESSPEKTSKAAPAGVSTYEIKYKETEKHLELLKEEYKTYKEEKMTNERMLFEQIDNMRQEIAKLTASNSKSASTSEYNNERLKILQTNITTYKKQIASLEEKNKAYNATIAKHEVSLQHLRDEALNAQSKLAAAEIQVENLKLECKLLKDTEVRLQTEKEMLNRERQGQSLLLKNLELIKASLERVEAENRAKIETRLDEATRECSALRRRLQEEQDRFRELAAHLERQTETAKSRMQEEKDAADAMRKEIQQLRQDLIDKNKSNEELAKKLKTALSPNTDGSFDTVKRIRELENKLSDRESEIKSLQEQLTVAKEHIKQYCDISEGAEKELKTLHSEYEKYKTETEAKLSEYMQKVQQLEDKCSELETELSLQGTGEHSNTNTTLRTELTKAKEELKNALADIDSSRSELEEARSEITKLSEAVQKAEEKYTHEMILHSSDIQTLSHVKEEFSKAQNQINELVALKNSTIEKLESATTSWEERQKLLTNENEQLAQRLKDLNDQNALLHDQIQALGTQLSVSHASKSRSESMNESANDSSIMNLSASEESSDQLFQVVKFLRKEKDIAMAKFDILQAETMRLKSQLEIAEKQLDDTKLALAAERERSEVSMVTVNKQSDILRKVETLNALTDSNRILREERDTLTARVEELSISLKTMEEQLGPLQEKISDLTSKNDTLQSENTSLKADCARWRTRVNALVERANKTSPEDWKRLQNERDALAKMLTNEKENVRKLNEQLGAVKVERTKLEEQYSTLSRQQNAIVEENKKLIEELQVVKEDMTRVTEELTKIKAELATALEANTKLSEELNAANVSLNDIRNKEMQIRKIAKKYKGQYEELVKAVDDEKKKTEGEQAAASSALAESAKKVEDQLSEIQAQLETEKTNNEKLKQELESLRTDKEDKEEKTKQVLKQAKSKICQLTERNNSLSRELDESRSKIENIEQSTRDEQDVRLALIKSQYEGRLSRIEKELSDAQAEKTREVEALLQKVNLLQRQLASQASASKQQTTTEKTTTDPPTANIKPMAGVAQQSVTPSRRGGEPPLASIRPMAQVGPTAPHDAHTTEYMPASSSRPLPRAALAATTAPPESTQDMDTSEAGMGSSGSSDSTAQPSSHSQDPKQAVALVLPRIEQPSGTSSVGASAAASSAPAPSVSSAAAPAAPAPPHAGPASSAPTSAAPSQPSASVSTSHAPPGVSTSHAPPGVSTSHAPPDARPQKRRLQPRPLAAKRTRVQGFERSVEVEYQVPTSSRCDQDDEGVIVVDSEEDDERCSGTMYREGEDDDEDMEEEQEVEAGEEEEEGEDGENSARQDSPAQSPEAGAEGEEGAEGEEGSLGDSGSGAGGEADSEPAPAPTAQIEAISSGTEPSGALSLGGNGADDGDDSIVPSTPTLYVPRRTDGFGEAVVSPLGGGGGARFTFAEAGAGAGAASHHDTHADLAAALPPPQPQPQPDNRGESSETRDWEESRGEEEAPAVSSQGSEPSSPHQARISANEQQQRLMAEEGREAEASAPPAAPRRAPHPPPHSPHQRWMRAADSESGPRGRGMRSRGRPPRRSHYMRF